From Proteiniborus sp. DW1, one genomic window encodes:
- a CDS encoding GTP-binding protein — protein MTVKIDIISGFLGAGKTTMIKKLLDEDVLGGRIAIIENEFGEISIDSNRLEESGVEIKSISSGCICCTLSGDFQLAIKELIKEHKPNRIIIEPTGLGKLSDIISTINMTKKTEDIEVDMAMTIVDVLEFEDFIEVFGDFFKDQIQYANAIALSKAQLTDESRVNNVINSIRDINTDAAIIAFPWNELEAKDILDAAKLNKRNKHIYALDNCDDEHNHAYHDHVHDHNHEEYSVNASFDYCSFETMKTYSEEELVSVLNSLSNSKHGKVLRAKGSLLNDDKKWVDFDFTPSNYEVKVGKIKTIGQVTVIGIDLNKDSIRNLFN, from the coding sequence ATGACTGTAAAAATAGACATTATCTCTGGCTTTTTAGGAGCTGGGAAAACAACTATGATTAAAAAGTTATTAGATGAAGATGTGTTAGGAGGCAGAATCGCCATAATAGAAAATGAGTTTGGAGAAATTAGTATAGATTCTAATAGGCTGGAAGAATCAGGCGTTGAGATAAAATCTATTTCATCTGGATGTATATGCTGTACACTTTCAGGAGATTTTCAATTGGCAATTAAAGAGCTTATAAAAGAACATAAGCCTAATAGAATCATAATTGAGCCAACAGGTTTAGGAAAGTTATCAGATATAATATCTACAATTAATATGACTAAAAAAACTGAAGATATTGAAGTAGATATGGCTATGACAATCGTAGATGTTTTAGAATTTGAAGATTTTATTGAAGTTTTTGGGGACTTTTTTAAAGATCAAATCCAATATGCAAATGCTATTGCTCTTAGCAAAGCTCAGTTGACTGATGAATCCAGAGTTAATAATGTAATAAATTCTATTAGAGATATAAATACAGATGCTGCCATAATTGCATTCCCATGGAATGAGTTGGAAGCTAAGGATATTCTAGATGCAGCAAAATTAAATAAAAGAAATAAGCATATTTATGCACTAGATAACTGTGATGACGAGCACAATCATGCATATCATGACCATGTTCATGATCATAATCATGAAGAATATTCAGTTAATGCTTCATTTGATTATTGTTCTTTTGAAACTATGAAAACATATAGTGAAGAAGAGCTAGTATCTGTTTTAAATTCCCTAAGCAACTCAAAACATGGTAAAGTTTTGAGAGCTAAAGGCTCTCTTTTAAATGATGATAAGAAGTGGGTTGACTTTGATTTTACACCTAGCAATTATGAAGTGAAAGTAGGAAAGATAAAGACTATAGGTCAAGTCACAGTTATTGGAATTGATTTAAATAAAGATTCCATTAGAAACTTATTTAATTAA
- a CDS encoding ASKHA domain-containing protein, which translates to MPKVNFVKDKICIEVKENTLLLDAIRKAKLSIETPCNGMGFCGKCKVIAKGHLSEPTDRERRIIDEEKCERLSCMAKILGDVEVELIEKQKVLKTINKGFSIDVEVDSPVKLVRLPKVNKSSFVPYVDYIGYRVSSAELYKKIAAIEEGNYEEIWGVAFEDKLLDITTYKKTVLGLAVDIGTTGVSYYLVDLSNGQIVRNLSSLNPQTQYGGDVLTRITYCMENPSGAAKLQELIVDEINHTIKKIVENLYSIDDIYHIAIAANTTMMHLLLGINPEILAKAPYRAVFLSCEATKARDIWIKANSEALLTIIPSASSYVGGDIVSGIMASDFQDNKEAVFIDIGTNGELAALKDGKIICTSTAAGPALEGMNIECGCRAEEGAIEKFDIDEDYNINYSTIGNAKAIGICGSGLIDIAGALVKRDIVMKSGRWNKNFNSKLAERLVDKKFYITDDIFISQKDIRQIQLAKGAVAAGVIMMLDEIGLTIEDIPLVYIAGAFGYHINPDNIMEIGLIPKGFNGDIKFLGNTSLEGARLVLINRDCYRKVYDIKRDMEVLELSLKENFQDIFIGQLNF; encoded by the coding sequence ATGCCTAAAGTAAATTTTGTAAAAGATAAAATATGTATTGAAGTTAAGGAAAATACACTTTTATTAGATGCTATTAGGAAAGCCAAACTAAGTATTGAAACTCCATGTAATGGTATGGGGTTTTGCGGTAAATGTAAGGTAATCGCTAAAGGACACCTGTCTGAACCAACTGATAGAGAAAGAAGGATTATAGATGAAGAAAAGTGCGAAAGACTATCATGTATGGCAAAGATTTTGGGTGATGTAGAAGTAGAACTAATTGAAAAGCAAAAAGTATTAAAGACAATTAACAAGGGTTTTAGTATTGATGTAGAAGTTGATAGTCCTGTTAAATTAGTAAGACTTCCAAAAGTGAACAAATCAAGTTTTGTCCCTTATGTTGATTATATAGGATATAGAGTTAGCTCAGCAGAACTATATAAAAAGATTGCAGCTATAGAAGAAGGTAATTATGAGGAGATTTGGGGTGTAGCTTTTGAAGATAAGCTACTAGATATAACTACTTACAAGAAGACTGTGTTAGGTTTAGCTGTGGATATTGGAACTACAGGTGTTTCTTATTATTTAGTTGATTTATCCAATGGACAAATAGTTAGAAACCTATCCTCTTTAAATCCTCAGACACAATATGGCGGGGATGTACTAACAAGGATTACATATTGCATGGAAAATCCATCAGGAGCTGCCAAGCTTCAGGAATTAATAGTAGATGAAATAAACCATACAATTAAGAAGATTGTTGAGAATCTATATAGTATAGATGATATTTATCACATTGCCATTGCAGCAAATACTACAATGATGCATTTATTATTAGGGATTAATCCTGAAATATTGGCTAAAGCACCATATAGAGCTGTGTTTTTAAGTTGTGAAGCTACTAAAGCAAGGGATATATGGATTAAGGCTAATAGTGAGGCTTTACTCACTATAATTCCATCTGCTTCATCATATGTAGGTGGGGATATAGTATCAGGCATTATGGCATCAGATTTTCAAGACAATAAAGAGGCTGTGTTCATAGATATAGGCACAAATGGCGAGTTGGCAGCTTTAAAGGATGGAAAGATAATATGCACATCTACAGCAGCAGGCCCAGCATTAGAAGGTATGAATATCGAATGTGGATGCCGTGCAGAAGAAGGAGCTATAGAAAAATTTGATATTGATGAAGACTATAATATTAATTACTCAACAATAGGAAATGCCAAAGCAATAGGAATCTGTGGTAGTGGTCTTATAGACATAGCTGGGGCATTGGTAAAAAGAGATATTGTAATGAAATCTGGCAGGTGGAATAAGAACTTTAATTCTAAATTGGCTGAAAGATTAGTAGATAAAAAGTTTTATATAACTGATGATATATTTATTTCTCAAAAGGACATAAGACAAATTCAGCTAGCTAAAGGGGCTGTAGCTGCTGGTGTAATTATGATGTTAGATGAGATAGGACTGACAATTGAAGACATACCATTAGTTTACATAGCTGGAGCTTTTGGCTATCATATTAATCCAGACAATATAATGGAGATAGGACTGATACCTAAAGGGTTTAATGGAGATATAAAGTTTTTAGGGAATACTTCACTAGAAGGTGCAAGGCTTGTCTTGATTAACAGGGATTGTTATAGAAAAGTATATGATATTAAGAGGGATATGGAAGTGTTGGAACTGTCTCTAAAAGAAAATTTTCAAGATATTTTTATTGGTCAGCTAAATTTCTAG
- a CDS encoding uroporphyrinogen decarboxylase family protein, with product MTSKNLLKCIGEKVDSIPDSILEDLGLSFEEINNDASKMAILSKSLKRYKNSSHCKIPFCHTVEAEAFGSSVVFDHKYGNRIGGYAIKDINSIDDLKEFDLSRGRIAEVLKAISLLKKDGENVVLDITGPVTLGTGIIDSNVFFRATRKDIGKANKLFELIENSTVEYILESIKNGVDIISYSDPAGSLDIVGPKFFKDFAGKTIYSILKRVEGKLGDSVIHLCIKTSKSLELSGFLEVEETKVEGQSYYEIIKNAKKENKDIEFLGHWCLKSKANKNEIICCKLIP from the coding sequence ATGACATCTAAAAATTTATTAAAGTGTATTGGTGAGAAGGTAGATTCAATACCTGACAGTATTTTGGAGGATTTAGGTTTGTCTTTTGAAGAGATAAATAATGATGCCTCTAAAATGGCTATCCTGTCAAAATCCCTTAAAAGATATAAGAATTCCTCGCATTGTAAAATACCTTTTTGCCATACTGTAGAAGCTGAAGCCTTTGGTTCTTCAGTGGTCTTTGACCATAAATATGGTAATAGAATTGGAGGATATGCAATTAAGGATATCAATTCAATAGATGATTTAAAAGAATTTGATTTAAGTAGAGGAAGAATTGCTGAGGTTTTAAAAGCTATTAGTTTATTGAAGAAAGATGGAGAAAATGTAGTCCTTGATATAACAGGACCTGTTACACTTGGAACAGGTATTATAGATAGCAATGTATTTTTTAGGGCTACTAGAAAGGATATAGGCAAGGCTAATAAGTTGTTTGAATTAATCGAAAATAGTACTGTGGAGTATATACTAGAATCCATAAAAAATGGAGTTGACATAATTTCCTATTCAGATCCAGCTGGTTCTTTAGATATAGTTGGACCAAAGTTTTTTAAAGACTTTGCAGGTAAAACTATATACAGTATTTTGAAAAGAGTTGAAGGCAAATTAGGAGACTCAGTTATTCATCTTTGTATCAAAACATCCAAATCTCTTGAATTATCTGGTTTTTTAGAGGTTGAAGAGACTAAAGTAGAAGGACAAAGTTATTATGAAATAATTAAAAATGCTAAAAAAGAAAATAAAGATATAGAATTTTTAGGACACTGGTGTTTGAAGTCTAAAGCAAATAAAAATGAGATAATCTGTTGTAAACTCATACCCTAG
- a CDS encoding MATE family efflux transporter yields the protein MERLDNRDIRNQIFKLAIPAILEMTLHTLVWTADTAMVGRLNPASISAVNLGSQIMFTISNIFGALGIGATALVSRQIGAKNRDEAENIAAQAIGIGLIISIIIGFSGILSANAVFNLIVDDPEVIVLGSNYLRIVFVGALFLIPQFIANSILRGAGNTVIPLVSAAFANAFNIIGDYVLIFGKFGFPELGVNGAAIATGVAQILGASITFFFLIRGKSGIKLHISKVFKLNRNVTKNIVNLSVPATLETFMNEGSRLLSSFWIAQLGTISFAAHSLANAAESISYMPGYGFAVAATTMVGQSLGAKNIKRAEVSTKKIIMYSVWLMGLVALAFALIPFGIMRLFSNDLGTVELASRCLRVGAVEQIPIAIGMTVSGALKGAGDTKGPFKISLVTNLAVRLPLIFIIVFVLKLNVVFVWWATGIQFIVEATLMVIRYRRGRWKSINV from the coding sequence ATGGAAAGATTAGACAATAGAGATATTAGGAATCAGATTTTTAAGCTAGCTATTCCAGCAATTTTAGAAATGACACTTCATACTCTTGTATGGACAGCTGATACTGCTATGGTAGGAAGACTTAATCCTGCTTCAATATCCGCAGTTAATTTAGGTTCACAGATAATGTTTACTATAAGTAATATTTTTGGTGCTCTTGGAATAGGTGCTACAGCATTGGTATCTAGACAAATAGGGGCTAAAAATAGAGATGAGGCTGAAAATATAGCAGCTCAAGCAATTGGAATAGGACTTATAATCAGTATTATAATAGGATTTAGTGGAATCTTATCAGCAAATGCAGTGTTTAATCTAATAGTAGATGACCCTGAGGTCATAGTACTAGGAAGTAATTATCTTAGGATAGTTTTTGTTGGGGCATTGTTTTTAATACCACAATTTATCGCCAATTCTATATTAAGAGGAGCTGGAAATACAGTTATTCCTTTAGTATCAGCAGCTTTTGCAAATGCATTTAATATTATTGGTGACTATGTGCTAATCTTTGGGAAGTTTGGATTTCCCGAGCTTGGAGTAAATGGAGCAGCTATTGCAACAGGAGTCGCTCAAATATTAGGAGCTTCTATTACATTTTTTTTCTTGATTAGAGGAAAATCTGGTATTAAGCTTCATATCAGTAAGGTATTTAAGTTAAATAGAAATGTAACCAAAAATATTGTAAACCTAAGTGTACCTGCTACGCTTGAAACATTTATGAATGAAGGAAGTAGACTGTTATCTTCATTCTGGATAGCACAATTAGGGACTATTTCTTTTGCTGCACATTCACTTGCCAATGCAGCAGAATCGATTTCGTATATGCCTGGTTATGGCTTTGCTGTAGCTGCCACTACTATGGTTGGACAAAGCTTAGGAGCTAAGAATATAAAGAGGGCTGAGGTCAGTACGAAGAAAATTATAATGTATTCAGTATGGTTAATGGGATTAGTAGCTTTAGCTTTTGCCCTTATACCTTTTGGAATTATGAGACTTTTCAGTAATGACCTTGGAACAGTGGAACTAGCATCTAGATGCTTGCGAGTAGGTGCGGTTGAACAGATTCCTATAGCAATAGGTATGACTGTTTCAGGTGCTTTAAAAGGAGCAGGAGATACAAAGGGACCTTTTAAAATATCTTTAGTTACAAATCTAGCAGTAAGACTGCCTTTAATATTCATTATTGTATTTGTTTTAAAATTGAATGTTGTATTTGTATGGTGGGCAACAGGAATACAGTTTATAGTTGAAGCAACATTAATGGTAATTAGATACAGGCGAGGTAGATGGAAATCTATAAATGTATAA
- a CDS encoding GreA/GreB family elongation factor has translation MSIEVKTIYEKLIEHLVQIEEEKSEVIEEYYYEMSAERLEFETLIADYISQIYKYVKKMKKSNKKSTNCPFVIIDSIVEVEDINSNEVERFKIVSPFLTTNPLDGDYASYLSPIGKALLLKKVGDHVLVETPMENIEYEIKSIELD, from the coding sequence ATGTCCATAGAAGTAAAAACAATATATGAAAAACTTATAGAGCATTTAGTTCAAATTGAAGAAGAAAAAAGCGAAGTCATTGAAGAGTACTACTATGAAATGTCTGCCGAGAGGTTAGAGTTCGAAACCCTAATAGCAGATTATATTTCACAGATATATAAGTATGTGAAAAAAATGAAAAAGTCTAATAAAAAGAGCACCAATTGTCCTTTTGTAATAATCGATAGCATCGTTGAAGTGGAGGATATCAACAGTAATGAAGTAGAAAGGTTTAAAATTGTTTCTCCTTTCTTGACTACAAATCCATTAGATGGAGATTATGCTTCATATCTTTCACCAATTGGAAAAGCGCTCTTACTGAAAAAAGTAGGGGATCATGTTTTAGTAGAAACTCCTATGGAGAATATTGAGTATGAAATAAAGTCAATTGAATTAGATTAA
- a CDS encoding ATP-dependent DNA helicase: MKLKQKIKVSVRNLVEFILRTGDIDSGFVGSSNNRALEGTRIHKKVQSTSGENYDSEVILKYDIEYEEYILSLEGRADGIIIENGLVTIDEIKSTAAPIEKIDEDYNPLHWAQAKCYAFIYAEEKELQYINVQLTYYQIDTDEIKRIVKEFSFEELKSFFFDLIQKYFIWTEMQHKWNIKRNASIKELSFPHEKYRKGQRELAVAAYKTIVNEKKLYAQAPTGIGKTISTAFPAIKAMGEGHTSKIFYLTAKTITRTVAGEAFSLMRENGLDVKTVVLTAKDKICFKEKATCSPEACEYAKGHYDRVNDAIMDILKNEDELNRETIEKYALRHCVCPFEFSLDLTLWADAVICDYNYVFDPSVSLKRFFAEKGGDYVFLIDEAHNLVDRAREMYSAELFKKPFLDFKREVKTTYPKLSKALNKINQYMLEQKKKCDSNGYYIKEELDGDIYYYLKKFIAECEEYLLRQKNAERYEEHLSLYFDALAFTRICELYDDKYITYVENSNKDVRLKLYCLDPSHLLKETLKKGKAAIFFSATLIPMDYHKNILGGEEDDYTIYLNSPFSIENRQILVADRISTKYRDRERSYSDIVEYINSVLNVKKGNYLIFFPSYQYMNKVYELFKEKYPEYETYIQEPNMTEEEREDFLELFEIDNEKNVLGFCVLGGIFSEGIDLKHDRLIGVIIVGVGLPQICLERDIIKDYFNKVNKLGYEYSYMYPGMTKVLQAAGRLIRTEEDRGVILLLDERFVYSNYQRLFPKEWFPHERVNKDNIEKYLSKFWG, translated from the coding sequence ATGAAATTAAAGCAGAAAATAAAGGTGTCTGTTCGTAATCTAGTAGAATTCATTCTAAGAACTGGAGATATAGACTCAGGATTTGTAGGTAGTAGCAACAACAGGGCATTAGAAGGGACTAGGATACATAAGAAGGTGCAAAGCACCAGTGGAGAAAACTACGATTCTGAGGTTATTCTTAAATATGACATAGAATATGAAGAATACATCTTAAGCCTAGAAGGTAGAGCAGACGGTATTATTATAGAAAATGGACTTGTTACAATAGATGAAATAAAAAGCACTGCAGCACCTATTGAAAAAATAGATGAAGATTACAATCCTCTTCATTGGGCACAGGCAAAATGCTATGCCTTTATTTATGCTGAGGAAAAAGAGCTACAATATATAAATGTCCAGTTAACATATTATCAAATAGACACAGATGAAATTAAGCGTATAGTTAAGGAATTTAGCTTTGAAGAGCTAAAGAGCTTTTTCTTTGACTTGATTCAGAAGTATTTTATATGGACAGAAATGCAGCATAAGTGGAATATTAAAAGAAATGCTTCTATAAAAGAATTATCCTTTCCTCATGAAAAGTATAGAAAGGGACAGAGGGAATTAGCAGTTGCTGCATATAAGACAATAGTAAATGAGAAAAAACTATATGCCCAAGCCCCTACTGGAATAGGTAAGACCATATCTACAGCATTTCCTGCTATTAAGGCTATGGGAGAAGGACACACATCTAAAATATTTTATCTAACAGCTAAAACCATAACCCGAACTGTGGCTGGAGAGGCATTTTCACTAATGAGAGAAAATGGATTAGATGTTAAGACTGTAGTACTTACTGCTAAAGATAAAATATGCTTTAAAGAAAAAGCAACCTGCAGCCCAGAAGCATGTGAATATGCTAAAGGCCATTATGACAGAGTAAATGATGCCATAATGGATATTTTAAAGAATGAGGATGAACTAAATAGAGAAACTATTGAAAAATATGCACTAAGGCACTGTGTATGTCCTTTTGAATTTTCATTAGACTTAACTTTATGGGCGGATGCAGTTATTTGTGACTATAATTATGTATTTGATCCTAGTGTAAGCTTAAAAAGGTTTTTTGCAGAAAAGGGAGGAGACTATGTATTTCTAATTGACGAAGCCCATAATCTAGTAGATAGAGCTAGAGAAATGTATTCAGCAGAGCTTTTTAAGAAGCCCTTTCTGGACTTTAAAAGAGAAGTTAAGACTACTTACCCTAAACTATCTAAAGCTCTAAACAAAATCAATCAATATATGCTTGAGCAAAAAAAGAAGTGCGATTCCAATGGTTATTATATTAAAGAAGAGTTAGATGGGGATATATACTATTACCTTAAAAAATTCATTGCAGAATGTGAAGAATACTTATTAAGACAAAAAAATGCTGAAAGATACGAAGAACATTTAAGCCTATATTTTGATGCTTTGGCTTTTACAAGAATATGCGAGTTGTATGACGATAAATATATTACCTATGTAGAAAACTCTAATAAAGATGTAAGACTAAAGCTCTATTGTCTAGATCCATCACATTTATTAAAGGAAACATTAAAAAAAGGCAAGGCAGCTATATTTTTCTCTGCTACATTGATTCCAATGGATTATCATAAGAACATATTAGGCGGGGAAGAGGATGATTATACTATTTATTTAAATTCTCCTTTTTCTATAGAAAACAGGCAAATTCTTGTGGCAGATAGGATTTCAACCAAGTATAGAGATAGAGAAAGAAGTTATTCAGATATTGTGGAGTATATTAACTCTGTATTAAATGTCAAGAAGGGAAATTATCTAATCTTCTTTCCATCCTATCAATATATGAATAAGGTTTATGAATTATTCAAAGAAAAGTATCCAGAGTATGAAACCTACATTCAAGAGCCTAATATGACTGAAGAAGAGAGAGAAGATTTTTTGGAACTATTTGAAATAGATAATGAGAAAAATGTCTTAGGTTTTTGTGTTCTTGGAGGAATATTCTCAGAAGGAATCGATCTTAAGCATGATAGACTAATAGGGGTTATAATAGTTGGAGTAGGGCTACCACAGATTTGCTTAGAAAGAGATATCATTAAAGATTATTTTAACAAGGTAAATAAGCTAGGCTACGAATACTCATACATGTACCCTGGCATGACTAAGGTCCTTCAGGCAGCAGGGCGATTAATTCGTACAGAAGAGGATAGGGGAGTTATTCTGCTATTAGATGAAAGATTTGTATACTCAAATTATCAAAGATTATTTCCTAAAGAATGGTTTCCTCATGAAAGAGTAAATAAAGATAATATAGAAAAGTATCTCAGTAAGTTCTGGGGGTAG
- the tig gene encoding trigger factor, giving the protein MSSSVVKKENNVVTLKIEVDAETFEKGVQQAYQKNKHRFNIPGFRKGKAPRKIIEMNYGEGIFYEDAINIVFPEAYDKAIEEHKLDPVDRPTVDVEDIEKGKAVVFTADVTVMPEVKLGEYKGIEVEKSEYNVTEEEVEAELKTMRERNARIVDAGDRPVKQGDILTIDYSGFVGEEQFEGGTAQNQTLEIGSGRFIPGFEDQLVGKNKEEEVEVKVTFPEEYHAENLAGKDAIFKVIIHEIKEKELPALDDEFAKDVSEFDTLDELKADIMNRLKKQAEQREKAENENKVVEKVAELCEVDIPEVMIDRQIDDDINDFAYRLRYQGLEFEKYLELTGTQIEDLREQFKPNAEKFVKADLVLAAISEKEGIEATEEELNKELEDFAKSYNQDADKFKASLKANDLEYIKKGIIKRKTVEFLVREAKLS; this is encoded by the coding sequence ATGAGTTCATCAGTAGTAAAAAAAGAAAATAATGTTGTTACATTAAAAATCGAGGTAGATGCAGAAACATTTGAGAAAGGTGTTCAACAGGCTTATCAAAAAAACAAGCACAGATTTAATATTCCAGGATTTAGAAAAGGAAAAGCTCCTAGAAAGATAATTGAAATGAACTATGGAGAAGGAATTTTCTATGAAGATGCAATAAACATTGTATTTCCAGAAGCATATGATAAAGCTATAGAAGAACACAAACTTGACCCAGTAGATAGACCAACTGTAGACGTTGAAGATATTGAAAAAGGAAAAGCAGTAGTGTTTACAGCTGATGTTACAGTTATGCCAGAAGTTAAGCTTGGTGAGTACAAGGGTATAGAAGTAGAAAAATCAGAGTATAATGTTACAGAAGAAGAAGTAGAAGCAGAGCTAAAAACAATGCGAGAGAGAAATGCTAGAATTGTAGATGCTGGTGACAGACCAGTAAAACAAGGGGATATATTAACTATTGACTATTCAGGATTTGTAGGAGAAGAGCAATTTGAAGGTGGTACAGCACAAAACCAAACTCTTGAAATCGGTTCTGGCAGATTTATCCCTGGATTCGAAGATCAACTTGTGGGAAAAAATAAAGAAGAGGAAGTTGAAGTAAAGGTTACTTTTCCAGAAGAATATCATGCAGAGAATTTAGCAGGTAAAGATGCTATATTCAAAGTTATAATACATGAAATAAAAGAAAAAGAATTACCAGCTTTAGATGATGAATTTGCTAAAGATGTAAGTGAATTTGATACGCTAGATGAATTAAAAGCTGATATAATGAATAGACTAAAAAAACAAGCTGAACAAAGAGAAAAGGCTGAAAATGAAAATAAGGTAGTAGAAAAAGTAGCAGAATTATGTGAAGTAGATATTCCAGAAGTAATGATTGATAGACAAATAGACGATGACATAAATGATTTTGCATACAGACTAAGATACCAAGGTTTAGAGTTTGAAAAATACTTAGAATTAACTGGTACACAAATAGAAGATTTAAGAGAGCAGTTTAAGCCAAATGCTGAGAAATTTGTTAAAGCAGATTTAGTGCTTGCAGCTATTTCAGAGAAAGAGGGAATTGAAGCTACAGAAGAAGAACTAAATAAGGAACTTGAAGATTTTGCTAAGAGCTATAACCAGGATGCTGACAAATTTAAAGCTAGCTTAAAGGCTAACGATTTAGAGTATATTAAAAAGGGTATAATTAAGAGAAAGACAGTTGAATTTTTAGTAAGGGAAGCTAAACTGTCTTAA
- the clpP gene encoding ATP-dependent Clp endopeptidase proteolytic subunit ClpP has product MALVPMVVEQTNRGERSYDIYSRLLKERIIFISDEINDVTASLVVAQLLFLEAEDPDKDIQLYINSPGGSITSGFAIYDTMQYIKPDVSTICIGMAASMGAFLLAAGAKGKRYALPNAEVMIHQPLGGTRGQAEDIKIHAERILKSRDQINKILSDRTGQPLEKIARDTDRDNFMSAEQAKEYGIIDEVIEFRK; this is encoded by the coding sequence ATGGCTTTAGTTCCAATGGTTGTTGAGCAAACAAACAGAGGGGAAAGATCATACGATATTTATTCAAGGCTTTTAAAAGAAAGAATAATATTCATAAGCGATGAAATTAATGATGTTACAGCAAGCCTTGTAGTAGCACAACTTTTGTTTTTAGAAGCAGAAGATCCAGATAAGGATATTCAGCTTTATATAAATAGCCCTGGTGGTTCCATTACTTCAGGCTTTGCAATATATGATACTATGCAATATATAAAGCCAGATGTTTCTACTATTTGCATTGGAATGGCAGCTAGTATGGGTGCATTTTTATTAGCAGCAGGAGCCAAAGGCAAAAGATATGCACTACCAAATGCGGAGGTTATGATACACCAGCCTTTAGGTGGCACTAGGGGGCAGGCTGAAGATATTAAAATTCATGCTGAGAGAATATTAAAATCAAGGGATCAAATAAATAAGATATTAAGTGATAGGACTGGTCAACCTCTAGAGAAAATTGCAAGGGATACAGACAGAGATAATTTTATGTCTGCTGAGCAAGCTAAAGAATATGGTATAATAGATGAAGTAATAGAATTTAGGAAATAA